CTCATGGTCAAGGCGCTCGAGGAGAACCCCGAGATGACCGACGTCAGCGACTTCACCGCCGACTCCGGCGAGGGGCGCTGGACCGTGGAGGAGGGCATCGACAACGCCGTGCCCATGCCGGTCATCTCGGCCGCGCTCTTCGCCCGCTTCGTCTCCCGCCAGCAGGTCAGCCCGGCCATGCAGGCCGTGGCCGCGCTGCGCGGCCAGTTCGGTGGGCACCAGGTCATGACCGTCGCCGAGGGCGAGGCACTGCGGGCCGAGGCGGCGAAGGGGGTCGCCTCCCCCGAGGCCAGCGAGGCCCAGGAGGAGAAGAAGGTCAGCCCGGCGGCCGCACCCACCGAGTCGTCGAAGGGCGACGCCGCGGCGGCCGGCCCCACCTCCGGGACGGAGAGCACCGGTGGAGCGCCCGGACCGACGAGCGGGTCCGGGTCGACCGAGTGACGTGTACGTCCGCCACCTGAGCATCGGCGACTTCCGCAGCTACCCCGCCGCCGAGCTCGCCCTGGAGCCGGGGGTGACCACCCTCGTCGGCCTCAACGGGCAGGGCAAGACCAACCTCGTCGAGGCGATCGGCTACGTGGCCTCGCTCTCCAGCCACCGGGTCGCGACCGACCAGCCGCTCGTGCGCTTCGGCACCGACCGGGCGATCGTGCGGGCCGCCGTCGTGCGGGACGAGCGGGAGAGCCTCGTCGAGCTGGAGATCACGCCCGGCAAGGCCAACCGCGCCAAGCTGAACCGATCCCACCTTCCCCGCACCCGCGACGTCCTCGGCACCCTGCGGACGGTGCTCTTCGCCCCCGAGGACCTCGCCCTGGTCAAGGGCGACCCCGGGGAGCGGCGGCGCTTCCTCGACGATCTGCTCGTCCAGCGCCAGCCCCGCTGGGCCGGAGTGCGCTCGGACTACGACAAGATCGTGCGCCAGCGCGGGGCGCTGCTGAAGTCCGCCGCTTCGCTCCTGGGCTCCAGGCGAGGTCGACGGCGTCGCAGCTCCGCGGCTCCCGAGGGCGTCGACCCCGCGGCCGCGGCCGAGGACGCGCTGCGCACCCTCGAGATCTGGGACGACCACCTGGCCACGGTCGGTGCCCAGCTGCTCTACGCCCGGCTGCGTCTCCTGCGCGACCTCGTGCCGCACCTCCAGGAGGCCTATCGAGAGGTCAGCGCCAACCAGTCCGAGGCCACTGCGGTCTACCGCTCGTCCCTGCACGACGAGGCAGCCGAGGCGATCGCGGCCGGGGAGGTTCCCGAGGTCGACGAGCTGCGCTCGATGATCCTGGAGTCGCTCGCCCGGGTACGCGAGCAGGAGGTCGAGCGGGGGGTCAACCTCGTCGGTCCCCACCGCGACGACCTCGTGCTGGGCCTCGGGCCGATGCCGGCGAAGGGGTACGCCTCCCACGGTGAGTCGTGGTCCTTCGCGCTCGGGTTGCGGCTGGCGGCCTACCACCTGCTGCGCCGGGACCTCGGTGACGACCCGGTGCTGGTCCTCGACGACGTCTTCGCCGAGCTCGACAGCGGCCGGCGCGAGCGCCTGGCCGCGCTCGTCAGCGACTGCGAGCAGGTGCTCATCACCGCCGCGGTCCCCGCGGACGTGCCCGAGTCCCTGGCGGGACGGCGCTACACCGTCTCGCTCGGTGAGGTCGGCGAGGCGACATGAGCGAGGGTGAGGGCGTCCCGTCGGGTGCCGGCGGTGAGCCGAACCCGGACGACGTCCCGGAACCTGTCACGGGGCCCGTCCCGGCCGAGGACGACGAGGTCGAGCCGAGCGTCGAGGACGCCGCCTTGACCGCGCTCGCCCGGGCGCGCGCCATGGCCGCGAAGAAGGGGCTGCGCCCGGGGATGAAGCCCCGGCCCAAGCGGCGCCGGCAGCACCCACAGGCGCCGAAGGGTACCCGTGGGCGTGACCCGATGACCATCGGTGACCAGGTCGACCGCCTCGTCGACAACCGCGGCTGGCAGGTCGACGTCGCGGCCGGCTCGGTCATGGGCCGGTGGGACGAGATCGTCGGGCGGGAGGTGGCCGAGCACTGCCAGCCGGTCAGCTTCGAGGACGGGGTGCTGTCCGTGCGCGCCGACTCGACGGCCTGGGCCACGCAGATCCGCCTGCTGTCCAGCTCCCTGCTCGGGCGCATCACTGACGCCGCCGGCCCCGACGTCGTCCACGAGCTGCGGGTGCACGGGCCGAGCGCGCCCTCCTGGTCCCGTGGCCCCCGTCGCTCCAGCGACGGTCGCGGTCCCCGCGACACCTACGGGTGAGTGGGTGCACGACGACGCCCCCTCCCCACCGGCAGGACCGGAGCGAAGGGGGCGGTCGCTGTCTCTCAGAGCTTGCCCGCGACGAGGCTCTCCAGAAGGAAGATGAAGGTGTCGTGCGCCTCGATCTGCGTCCAGTGACCCGTCCTCGGGATGATGTGCAGTGAGGCGTCCGGGAGGTTCTTTGCCAGCCAGGTGCTGGACTCCACCGGGACGATGATGTCGTCTCGGCCGTGCACGCACAGGACCTTGTGCCCGATGGTGGCCATCTCCTGCGCGGTGAAGCCCGGCTTGGGTGCACCCGGGTCGAACATCGCCGCGTGCGAGCGCTTGATGTCACTGCGCTGGATGTAGGGCATCCGCTCGTCGACGACCTCGTCGACCTTGTCACCGAGCACATCGATGTCGTAGACGAAGGAGGACAGCAACTTCTTCATCGATGCCGGCGTGGGGTCGGCGTAGAAGCCGAAGAGGTGCTGCAGGCCTTCGGTGACCGGCAGGTCGGGTGCGCCGCCGGAGCCCATGAGCAGCATCTTCCCGACGCGGTCACCATCCAGGAGAGCCATCTCCAACGAGATCATCCCGCCCATCGAGTTGCCGACGAGGGTGATCGGGCCGGACACCTCGAGCGCATCCAGCAGCTCGAAGAGGGTGCGCGCCTGGATCGCGTTGAGGGCCTTCATCCCGCGGGGCGGGTCCGTCAGGTGGGTCGAGTCGCCGAAGCCGATCATGTCGGGTGCGATGCAGTAGTAGCGGTCGCCCAGCTCCTCGATGACCGCCTTCCAGTTCGACGTCCCGGTGGCGCCCGGGCCGGAGCCGTGGAGCAGGAGGAGGGGGGTCATGCTCGGGTCCCCGGTGCTGTGCACGCGGTAGGTGACCTCCGCCAGGCGGACGTCCCGGCTCGTGACCTCAGCGTTCTTCGTCGGCATTGACGTGTCCTTCGTTGCGATGGTGGGAGATGCCGTGGTTGACACCGGCATCTCTAGAGTGATTACTACACACTAGGGTGCCCGACGCGGACCTACAAGCCTCCTATCACATGTATGAAGACCGGCTGTCTGTCCTCCATGTGGATGCTTGTGCTGATGTAGTCACTACAGTGAAGGTGGATCCAGATGAGATTGGCGAGTCGTGGTGGGCGCGGGGTGGTCCTGCCGGGCGGTGAAAACGGTCCATTGGTGGCCTGGGACATCGCCGAACTCAGCGCGGGGAGGATCGGTCCGGACCCCATGGACATGTATGCGTCGGTGGACGTCATCCGTGACCTGGTGGCAGCTGCCGATCCGGACGTTGCCACCCCCGTGACGATCGAGGACCTCGATGCGCCCGTCCCTCGGCCGGCGGCGGTCGTGGCGATCGGCCTCAACTACGCCGAGCATGCGCACGAGTCGGGGTTCGAGGCGCCTGCGGAACTGCCCCCTGTCTTCACGAAGTGGCCCAGCTCGATCACCAGCGCCCACGATCAGATCGTCCTTCCCGCAGGATCGGTGGACTGGGAGGTCGAGGTCGTCGCTGTGCTGGGGCGCGCGCTCCATCGCGCAGCGGAAGAGGATGTGGTCGACGCGTTGGCCGGGGTCACCGTGGGTCAGGACCTGTCCGAACGGGACCGACAGCTGAGCGGACCGGCTCCGCAGTTCGGTCTCGCCAAGTCCTTCCCCGGCTTCTCCCCCATCGGGCCGTGGGTGGTCACCCTCGACGACGCTCCTGGCCTGGACGACCTGCACCTGGGGTGCGCCGTGGACGGTGAGGTGGTCCAGGACGGGACCACCGCGCATCTGCTCTACCCGGTGGTCCGAGCAGTCGCGGAGCTGTCCCAGATCCTCACCTTCCAGCCGGGGGACCTCGTCTTCACCGGCACTCCCGACGGAGTGGGGATGGCGCGCCGGCCGCCGCGGTACCTGCAGTCCGGGCAGACGCTCTCGAGCTGGGTCGATGGCGTCGGCCGCATGGAGCACCAACTCGTCACGGAGTAGTGGTCGCCACACCTACCGCCCCATCAGTGAATCGATTATTACAGGGTAGTTCGCTCTGAACTATTGCCAGTACGAGAACCAGTGTGCTTCCCTATACCAACCACTACACGGTAATGCGTCACTGTTGCCGTGCCAGTGACTGGTAGTGACCCATCTGCGTCCAGCAGACCGCCGCGCCAGCGGCATGACACGGCAAAGGAGCCGACCATGTCCCGCACCACCACCACGTCCCTGAGAGGACTGGCCGCTGTGGCCACGCTCTCCCTGACTCTCTCGGCCTGCGGCGCAGGCGAACAGGCCTCGGGGGGTAACGCATCCGCGGACAGTTCCGGCGCGCAGGCCGCTTCCGTCGACGAGGCGAAGGCCCAGGTCGAGGAATGGAGCAAGGAGATCACCGAGTGGCCGGAGGTCACCGAGATCGCCGATCCTGCCGACCTGCGGGGAAAGACGGTCACGATCGTCCCGCTCGGGGACCAGATCCCGGTCATCCACGGTGTGGGCGTGGGTGAGGAGCAGGCCCTGGAGGAGCTGGGGGCGAAGGTGAACGTCTGCGACGGCAAGTTCAACCCGTCGGAGATCGCGGCGTGCTTGAAGACCGCCGGAGACCGGGACGTCGACTACGTCATCACGAACTTCGTCGACTACGACATGGTCCCGGCAGCTATCGATGACCTGACCGCCAAGGGTACGAAGGTCCTGGTCGGGTCGATGCACGAGTCGAAGAACGCCCCCAAGAGCGACAACCTGGCCTTCTACGACGCCACGGAGCGCGTTGCCCTCCTCTACGAAGCGATGGCCACCGACGCCGTCGCCGGCCAGGGCCAGGAGACGCACCCGCTCTTCCTCAAGCTCATGGACTCCTCGACCACCGAGGTCGCCAGCGAGCGGATGATCACGAAGTTCGAGGAGCTGTGCCCCGGTTGCCGGAGCGACTCCGTCGAGTTCACCACCGCCAACCTCGACAAGCTGAGCTCGACCGTCTCGGCGGCCCTCGTCAGCAACCCGGACACCAACGCGATCATCGTTCCCGTCGACACCTTCGTTCCTCCGGCCATCCAGGGCGCCAAGAGCGCCAACAAGATGGACCAGGTCGAGATCTACAGCTCGAGCAGCGACCTCGCCGGCCTCCAGCGAGTGCAGGACGGCACCCAGGCGAGCGACCTCGGGACGCCGGTGATCTTCGAGGGGTGGAAGCACGTCAACGCCCTCATGCAGATGGCCTCCGGTGAGGAGGTCCAGCCGGCCGATGTCCTCGTCACCCGTGCGTTCACTCCGGAGAACGTCGACGACCTGCAGCTCGACCCGAAGACCTACCTCACCGACGACTGGTTCGGCACCGGGTACCGGGACGAGTTCCTTGCCGCATGGGGAGCCGAGTAGGACATGGTCACACTGATGAGGCTGGAGGCCCGGGGGATCACCAAGACCTTCGGTTCCAACAACGTGCTCGAGGACGCCGAGCTGGTCATCCGACCGGGCGAGATCCACGCCCTCATCGGCCAGAACGGCTCGGGCAAGTCGACCCTCGTCAAGGTCCTCACGGGGTACCACGCTCCCGACGAGGGCGGCTCGCTCCGGATCGACAACACGGCACTGGCACTGCCGGTCCAGTGGTCCCAGGCCCAGGCTGCAGGGATCTCCGTGGTCCACCAGGACCTGGGACTGCTGGACCAGCTGTCGGTCGCCGAGAACATCGGTATCGGCGGGTACACGGCCCACCGGATCACCCGGAAGATCGACTGGGCGGCGCAGCGCGCCGTCGCCAACAGCGTCCTTGCCCGCCTCGGTCTCGACGTGGACCCGAGCACGCCGGTCGCCCGGCTCTCCGCCTCGGCGCGGGCGGAGGTCGCCATCGCCCGCGCGCTGCGCGACCAGCAGCCGGGTCAGGGCCTGGTGATCCTCGACGAGGCCACCCGGTCGTTGGCCAGGGAGGAGCTCGCTGCCTTCCACACCCTCCTGCGACGCGTGGTCGCCGATGGCACGAGCGTGCTCATGGTCAGCCACAACCTCGACGAGGTCCTCTCGCTCTCCGACAAGGTGACCGTGCTGCGTGACGGCCGGGTCGCGGGTGCCGGGGTGGCGACCGCAGACCTCGATGAGGCGGAGCTGGCCCGACTGATGCTCGGCAAGAGCGTCGACGCGGCAACCCGCCGCTCGGCCGTCCCCCCGCCCGATGCGCAGGCGATGGTCGTCACCGGCCTCTCCGGTTCCGGCGTGGAGGACCTGGACCTCACCGTGCGCGCCGGTGAGGTCGTCGGTCTCACCGGACTGCCGGGCTCGGGATTCGAGTCGGTTCCCTACCTCATCACCGGTGCACGCGAGGCCTCCGCCGGTGCCATCGACGTCGGCGACCGCCGGCTGCGTGCTGCCGGACTGAGCGTGAGCACGGCCCTGCGCAACGGTATCGCCCTGCTCCCCGAGGGACGGATCCGTGAGGGACTCGCCCTGGAGATGTCGCTCCGCGACAACATCGCCCTGCCCAACCTGAGACGTCGTGGCCGGCCCTGGCACGTGGCACGCGGGTGGCAGGACTCGGACAGCCACCACTACATCGACCTCCTCGACATCACGACCACCGGTCCGCAGGCCCTGGTCAAGGAGCTCTCGGGAGGCAACCAACAGAAGGTCCTCCTCGGCAAGTGGCTCTCCGTCCAGCCCGACTACCTCGTGCTGCACGAGCCCACCCAGGCGGTCGACGTCGGGGCACGTCGGGAGATCCTCACCACGATCGGTGAGGCCGCCGACCGAGGCATCGGAGTGCTCCACGTGAGCATCGAGCCGAGCGACCTCGTCGAGGTCTGTGACCGCATCCTGGTCTTCCACCCCGATCGCCCCCTCGTCGAGCTGCGGACGACTGATCCGGACGAGGTGCTGGACGCGATCTACACGACCGCACCGGACACCTCCCCTGCCACCGCCACCGCTGGAGACACTCATGCCTGAAATCCCGACCCCGACCTCGTCACACTCCCGGGTGACGAGCACGGACGACAGCTCGCACCGCACCATCACCGACAGCGGGCAGCCGGCGGACCCGGCCACCCCGCCGACCCGCACGACGCTGCGCTCGCGCTTCGAGCCCGGCTGGCTGCACGTCCTCACCAGCAGGTATGGCCTGATCGGTGTCTGGGCCGTGATGGTGCTCGTCTACGCGATCCTCATGCCGACATCGTTCTGGAACGTCGGCGCCCTCTCCTCGATCTTCGGCTCGCAGTCGGTGCTGGTCTTCCTCGCCCTCTCGGCGATGACCACCCTCATCGTCGGGGAGTTCGACCTGTCCATCGCCTCGGTCATGGGGATGACGGCGACGACAGTCGCCGTCCTCGGTGGCGTCCACGGATGGCCGATCGGCGCAGCCGTGGCGGCGGCGGTCGTCGTCGCGCTCGTGGCCGGCCTGGCCAACGCCTTCTTCGTGGTCTTCATGGACCTGAGCTCACTCGTGGTCACCCTGGGCATGGCCACCCTCCTGACCGGCCTGACCCAGATGATCTCCGGGTCCAACATCGTCTCGGTGAACTCACGCGGTCTCGCCGCTCTCGTCGGCCACGATGTCCTCGGGCTGCCCCTGAGCTTCTACTACGGCCTCGCGCTCGCGGTGCTCATCGCCTACGTCCTGGGTTGGACACCGCTCGGCCGCGGGATGCTCTTCATCGGGTCGAACCCCGAGGTCGCGCGCTTGGCGGGCATCCGGGTCAACCGCGTGCGGGTCGGCGCCTACCTCGCCGGAGCCCTGATGTCCGGGCTCTCGGGGATCATCCTCGTCGGCAGCGTCGGTGGTGTGGACCCGAGCACCACGATGACCTTCCTGCTGCCGGCCCTGGCCGCCGTCTTCCTCGGAACCGCGGTCGTCCAGCCGGGCCGGTTCAACCCGATCGGCACGATGATCGCCATCTACTTCCTCACGACCGGGATCTTCGGCCTGCAGCTGCTCGGCTTCTCCGGCTGGATCCAGAACGTCTTCTACGGCGGCGGTCTCGTCGTCGCCGTCGCCCTGGCCAAGATCATCCGCTCACGCACGACCACGGCCTGAGCTCCCCCCTTCGTCCCCACCACCCCGACAGAGGACCCGATGAACTCCCCACTGACCCACATCCGTGACCATGCCGCAGAACTGCGGGCGGAAGCCCGCCCCAGCGACGCCCTCGGCCGCCTGACCGACCGGACCGTGGAGATCCTGCGCGCATCGGAAGGGATGAAGATCCTCCACTCGAAGGACCACGGGGGATTCGAGGGGCACCCCAACGACTTCGTCGACTGGGCCATCGAGGTCGGCCGCAACCACCCCTCCGCGGGTTGGGTCGCCGGCGTCGTCGGGATCCATCCCTGGGAGATCGCGATCTGGGGACCGGAGGCCGAGGACGAGGTCTACGGGGCGAAGGGTGAAAGAGCCGACGACTGGGTGTCGTCACCGTATGCGCCCTTCGGCCGGGCGATCCCCGTCGAGGGCGGCTACCGGTTCACCGGCCGGTGGCCGTTCTCGACCGGAAGCGACCACGTCGAGTGGGCGATCCTCGGCGGGATGGTCGCGGACGAGGACGGGCAGCCGACGTCACCACCGACCGTGTGCCACTTCCTGGTCCCGCGCCGCGACTTCGAGATCGTCCCGGACAGCTGGAACGTCATGGGTCTGTCCGGCACCGGGTCCAACGACGTGACCGTCGACGCCTTCGTCCCGGAGCACCGGGTGCTCGTTGCGGACGACGTGCGCGGCAACGTGTACACCGATCGTCATCGTCCGGACAGCCCGTTGTACCGCATGCAGTTCGGTCTGATGTTCCCGCTGGCCATCTCCGCGGGCACCTTCGGGATCGCCCGTGGCGCAGTCGACGCGGCCTACGCACACATCGAGAAGCGCGTCTCCACGCAGGGGACTGCGAGCAAGGCCGACCCCTTCACGATGCAGGCTCTGGCCAGGGCCGAGTCCGACGTCGAGGCAAGCATCGCCCACGTCAAGCTGCTCGTCGGTGACCACTATGACTCGTTGTGCGGTGGTGGCCCCCACATCAGCGTCGAGGACAGGCTGCGATTCCGCATCGACCAGGTGCGCGCCACCGACCGGGCGATCACGGCTGTCGGCGACCTGTACCGGCTCATGGGCTCCAGCGCCATCCAGCAGGCCTCGCCGCTCGAGCCCTACTGGCGGGACCTGCAGGTCGCGGCCTCGCACGTGTGCAACGTCCGGGAGATCTGCTACACGGCGTGGGGAGCGCACCAGTTCGGTGGTGCAGTACCCCCGAGCGCCCTCTACTGAGTCGTCGCACGGCACGCGGGCCGGGGGTTGCCAATAGTCGTTGATGCCCTCTACTCTGTAGCAACCACTACAGCAAAGATGCTTGGTCACCGCATCGACCGCCGCTCCCCGGCGCAGATGCCAAGGCCCCACAGACAAAGGAGTCGTGATGAGTCAGCAGGTCACCGAGGAGAGCACGTCCCGCGAGGTGGAGACTCCTGACTGGACTATCCACTACAACGAGGCGGGTTCGCCAGACGCGCCCGTGGTGGTGTTCCTCCACGGCTCGGGTCCGGGTGCCACCGGCTGGAGCAACTTCAAGACGAACATCGTCGAGCTGAGCAAGGACTTCCGGGTCATCGCACCCGACATGCCGGGTTGGGGCCGCTCGTCTGCCGTCACCCGCGACGAGAACGACCACGCGAAGGCGGCCGTCCAGCTGCTCGACGCGCTCGGCATCGACAAGGCGGCCTTCGTCGGGAACTCGATGGGTGGGATCACCACCCTGCGCCTGGCCACCGAGTACCCCGAGCGGGTCAGCCAGGCCATCACCATGGGTCCGGGCTCGGGCACGGTGCCGATCACCCAGGCCGGTGGCGGTCTCTCCGAGGGCATGAAGGTTCTTCTTGGTGGATACCGTGAGCCGACCGCCGAGTCGATGAAGGCTCTTGTGCAGGTCATGACCTACGACTCGGAGCGGTTCGGCACGGACGAGCTGGCCGAGGAGCGGGCTCGCTCCGCCCGGGCGAACCCCGAGCACCTGAAGAACTACCTGGACGGATTCGCTGCCGGCGGTCCGATCGCCAAGTGGTTCAGCCTCGACGCACTCAAGGACGTCGGCGTGCCCTGCCTCCTCATCCACGGACGCGACGACCGCGTCGTCCACTTCGAGCACTCGTTGCACCTGCTCGCCCGCATCCCCGATTCGCGACTCGTCCTGCTCAATCGCTGCGGCCACTGGGCGCAGGTCGAGCACGCGGACGAGTTCAACCGCCTCGTCCGCGACTTCCTGCTCGCGAACGCCTGACGGCACCCACCCACACCCAGACCACGAAGAGGACTCAACGATGACTTCTCCGATCGAGCACATCCGCAATCACGCCGAGATCCTTCGCAGCGAGGCGCTGCCCAGCGACCAGGCCGGCCAGCTGACCGACGCGACCGTGAAGGTGCTGCGTGACTCGGGCGTCATGCGCCTGTACGCCCCAGCGGAGTACGGCGGCGCCGAAGCACACCCGGTCGAGTTCATGGAGGCCGCCATGGAGGTCGGCCACCACTCCCCCTCGGCCGGTTGGGTCACCGGTGTCGTCGGGGTGCACCCGTGGGAGATCGCCATGATGGACCAGCGCCTCCAGAAGGAGATCTGGGACCAGGACCACGACGTGTGGACGGCCTCCCCGTACGCGCCGTTCGGGGTCGGCACGCCCGTCGACGGCGGCTACCTGTTCACGGGACAGTGGCCCTACTCCACGGGGACCGACGCCTCGGAGTGGGTCATCCTCGGAGGCATGGTCGGCGACGCCGACGGCAAGGCGCTCATGCCGCCCCAGGTGCGCCACTTCGTGATCCCGCGCAAGGACTACGAGATCGTCGAGGACAGCTGGAACGTCATGGGCCTGAAGGGCACCGGCTCCAAGGACGTGCGCATGAAGGACGTCTTCGTGCCCGACTACCGCACGGTCGGGGCCGCGGAGATGAACGCCGGTGACTACGAGTACCGCCAACCCGGCAAGACCCTCTACCGCCTGAAGTTCCCCGTCGTCTTCTCGGCCGCCATCAACTCCGGCACCCAGGGCATCGCCGAGGGGGCACTCAAGGTCTTCCGTGACTACGTGATCGAGCGGGTCACGGCCGACCAGCGGGTGGCCAAGCAGGACCCCGTGCTCATGCACGTCTACGCCGAGGCCGCCGCGGACATCGCCGCCAGCCGCACGGTTCTGCTTAACGAGATGAAGGAGCTCTACGACTTCGTCGACGGTGGCGGAGAGCTGACGATGACCGAGCGCGTCCGGACCCGCCGCAACGGCGTGCGGGCAGTCCGCAGGTCCATCGACGCCATCGACCGGCTGTACAAGATCGCCGGCTCGCAGAGCATCCACGAGCGACTGCCGAACGAGCGCTACTGGCGGGACATGCAGGCGGGCATGACCCACATCTGCAACGTCGACGGTCCCATCTACAACGCCGCGGCCACGCTCGACTTCGGCGGCGAGATCACCAACCCCATGCTCTTCGCCTGACCGCGACAGCGCGCTCTCGAACGACACACAGGAGAACTGCCATGATCACCCGTCTCGCCTATCTCGGAATCACCTCACCCAACCACGCCGACTGGCCGGACCTCGCCCGCACGGTCTGGGGGGCCCAGGTCGTCGACGACGGTCCGGACGGCGCGGTGCGCATCAAGATCGACGACGCCGCGTGGCGGCTGCAGATCCACCCCGGTGAGGAGGACCGCACCGAGTACATCGGCTGGGCGGTCAACTACGAGGAGGACCTCGAGGAGGTCCTGCGCGTGTGCGCCGAGCTCGACATCGAGCACGAGCGCGGCGACGAGGAGCTCGCGGCATCGCGTGCGGTCAACCGCATCGTCGTCTTCACCGACCCGTGGGGGTTCCGGCACGAGGTGACCTGGGGCCAGAGCGCCGTGCCGGGCAGCTTCCTGCCGAGCCGGCCGATCAGCGGCTTCGTCACCGGTGAGCAGGGCCTCGGTCACGTCCTGCTGCTCCTGCCGGACATCGAGGCCGGTCACGAGTTCTTCAGCAACTTCGGTTTCCGTCTCTCGGACAAGATCATCGTCCCCGGACGGCTGAACGCGCGCTTCTACCACTGCAACAAGCGCCACCACAGCCTGGCGCTGGGCCAGGGCCCGGAAGGCGTCGCGGGAGTGAACCACCTGATGATCGAGGTCGGCGACATGGACGACGTCGGGACCGGCTACGAGCTGGCGCAGGAGCACGACGTGCCGATCACCCTGAGCCTGGGCCGGCACACCAACGACAAGCAGTTCAGCTTCTACCACGCGACGCCGAGCAGTTTCCACGTCGAGTACGGCTGGGGTGGTCTCGAGGTCGACGAGGAGGAATGGATCCCGCGCGTCTACGACCGCACCGCCACCTGGGGCCACATCCCGGGTGAGGGGACGCAGCGGGGCCCCGGCCTCATGCACCCCCTCGGGGCAGCCGGTGCCGTGATGCACGACGTGCCGGAGGCCTGAGACCGGTGCCATTTCCCCCCTTCGCCCACGCTGCTGAGCTGACGGGGGTGGCCGCGGACGTCACAGCGCACGACAAGCGGATCGCCCTGCGCTCGGCGATCGCCGGAGGGACGCTCGTCCTCCCCGGCGCCACCGACGCCATGGGCGCCCGCCTCGTCGAGCGCGCCGGCTTCTCCGCCGGCTACCTCACCGGTGCCGGCCTGGCCAATGCGACGTACGGGCTACCCGACATCGGCCTCATCTCACTCGCCGAGGTCGCCGACCACGTCGACCGAGTGGCCAGCGCCGTGCAAATACCCCTCGTCGTCGATGCGGACACCGGCTACGGCAACGCCGTCTCCGCCATGCGCACCGTCCAGAAGCTCGAGCGTGCCGGCGCTGCGGGCATCCAGCTCGAGGACCAGGAGATGCCCAAGCGCTGCGGTCATTTCGACAGCCACGCGCTGATTCCGGGGGAGCACATGGCGGCCAAGATCGTCGCCGCCCGACAGGCTCGCCATGATGAGGCGACGGTGATCGTCGCCCGGACCGATGCCCGCAGCGTCCACGGCATCGACGAGGCGATCCACCGGGCCAAGCTGTACATCGAGGCCGGCGCCGATGTCCTCTTCGTCGAGGCACCGCGCACCAGGGACGAGCTCGAGCTCGTCGGCCGCGAGCTCGCCGGGACGCCGCTGCTCGTCAACGTGGTCGAGGGAGGCAAGACGCCCCAGATGTCGCTGGAGGAGTACGAGCGGCTCGGTTTCACCGTCGTCCTCTTCGCCAACTACCTCATGCGCTCGATGATGGCGGCAGGGCAGGAGGCGCTGGCTCACCTCGCCGAGACCGGCGAGACCGCCTCGCGTGAGGACCGAATGGCGACGTGGCAGGACCGGCAGGAGCTGTTCAACCTGCCCCAGTTCAGCGCTGCGGAGGCCCACTTCGACCGGCTGGGCGAGGCGACGTCATGAGCACCAGGGTCTTCGCCGAGGAGCCGGGGATCACCACGGACGGGCTGCCCGTCGAGCGCGAGCTGCCCGATCGGGTCGGGGTGATCGTCCTCGGCGGTGGCCTCGCGGGGGCAGCCGCGATGCTCGCCGCCGCCGAGGAAGGGCAGTACGCCGTCCTGCTCGAGAAGCT
Above is a window of Janibacter cremeus DNA encoding:
- a CDS encoding sugar ABC transporter ATP-binding protein — protein: MRLEARGITKTFGSNNVLEDAELVIRPGEIHALIGQNGSGKSTLVKVLTGYHAPDEGGSLRIDNTALALPVQWSQAQAAGISVVHQDLGLLDQLSVAENIGIGGYTAHRITRKIDWAAQRAVANSVLARLGLDVDPSTPVARLSASARAEVAIARALRDQQPGQGLVILDEATRSLAREELAAFHTLLRRVVADGTSVLMVSHNLDEVLSLSDKVTVLRDGRVAGAGVATADLDEAELARLMLGKSVDAATRRSAVPPPDAQAMVVTGLSGSGVEDLDLTVRAGEVVGLTGLPGSGFESVPYLITGAREASAGAIDVGDRRLRAAGLSVSTALRNGIALLPEGRIREGLALEMSLRDNIALPNLRRRGRPWHVARGWQDSDSHHYIDLLDITTTGPQALVKELSGGNQQKVLLGKWLSVQPDYLVLHEPTQAVDVGARREILTTIGEAADRGIGVLHVSIEPSDLVEVCDRILVFHPDRPLVELRTTDPDEVLDAIYTTAPDTSPATATAGDTHA
- a CDS encoding ABC transporter permease → MPEIPTPTSSHSRVTSTDDSSHRTITDSGQPADPATPPTRTTLRSRFEPGWLHVLTSRYGLIGVWAVMVLVYAILMPTSFWNVGALSSIFGSQSVLVFLALSAMTTLIVGEFDLSIASVMGMTATTVAVLGGVHGWPIGAAVAAAVVVALVAGLANAFFVVFMDLSSLVVTLGMATLLTGLTQMISGSNIVSVNSRGLAALVGHDVLGLPLSFYYGLALAVLIAYVLGWTPLGRGMLFIGSNPEVARLAGIRVNRVRVGAYLAGALMSGLSGIILVGSVGGVDPSTTMTFLLPALAAVFLGTAVVQPGRFNPIGTMIAIYFLTTGIFGLQLLGFSGWIQNVFYGGGLVVAVALAKIIRSRTTTA
- a CDS encoding acyl-CoA dehydrogenase, whose product is MNSPLTHIRDHAAELRAEARPSDALGRLTDRTVEILRASEGMKILHSKDHGGFEGHPNDFVDWAIEVGRNHPSAGWVAGVVGIHPWEIAIWGPEAEDEVYGAKGERADDWVSSPYAPFGRAIPVEGGYRFTGRWPFSTGSDHVEWAILGGMVADEDGQPTSPPTVCHFLVPRRDFEIVPDSWNVMGLSGTGSNDVTVDAFVPEHRVLVADDVRGNVYTDRHRPDSPLYRMQFGLMFPLAISAGTFGIARGAVDAAYAHIEKRVSTQGTASKADPFTMQALARAESDVEASIAHVKLLVGDHYDSLCGGGPHISVEDRLRFRIDQVRATDRAITAVGDLYRLMGSSAIQQASPLEPYWRDLQVAASHVCNVREICYTAWGAHQFGGAVPPSALY
- a CDS encoding alpha/beta fold hydrolase: MSQQVTEESTSREVETPDWTIHYNEAGSPDAPVVVFLHGSGPGATGWSNFKTNIVELSKDFRVIAPDMPGWGRSSAVTRDENDHAKAAVQLLDALGIDKAAFVGNSMGGITTLRLATEYPERVSQAITMGPGSGTVPITQAGGGLSEGMKVLLGGYREPTAESMKALVQVMTYDSERFGTDELAEERARSARANPEHLKNYLDGFAAGGPIAKWFSLDALKDVGVPCLLIHGRDDRVVHFEHSLHLLARIPDSRLVLLNRCGHWAQVEHADEFNRLVRDFLLANA
- a CDS encoding acyl-CoA dehydrogenase family protein; its protein translation is MTSPIEHIRNHAEILRSEALPSDQAGQLTDATVKVLRDSGVMRLYAPAEYGGAEAHPVEFMEAAMEVGHHSPSAGWVTGVVGVHPWEIAMMDQRLQKEIWDQDHDVWTASPYAPFGVGTPVDGGYLFTGQWPYSTGTDASEWVILGGMVGDADGKALMPPQVRHFVIPRKDYEIVEDSWNVMGLKGTGSKDVRMKDVFVPDYRTVGAAEMNAGDYEYRQPGKTLYRLKFPVVFSAAINSGTQGIAEGALKVFRDYVIERVTADQRVAKQDPVLMHVYAEAAADIAASRTVLLNEMKELYDFVDGGGELTMTERVRTRRNGVRAVRRSIDAIDRLYKIAGSQSIHERLPNERYWRDMQAGMTHICNVDGPIYNAAATLDFGGEITNPMLFA